The following nucleotide sequence is from Bacteroidota bacterium.
TCGTACCAAAAAATTACCTGCTTTATTATTCTATTGTTGCCGTTCAGGTCGATAATCCTTGAGCTGCTGCGATGGTTGAAATGATGGCGTAGTTCAATCTCATCGCGCATTCCATTGCCGTAAACTACTACCATGCGGTGCATGTTCAGATCGCCACCTGTAACTTTCAATTTTAAACTGGTAAGGCTTCCTTCGGTAGCAGTAACCATGATATGGTCTTTGTCAAGGGAATAATTAATCTTTCGGGTACCCAAATGCTCCCATGTATCCGAGGGGTGGTAGATAATGGGTTCGTGAGTAAAAGATGTAAATAAGCCAGTTAACAATAAACCGAAAAAAAATGTAATACAATTAGCTTTCATATCAAGAGTTGTTTATTATCCTCTTGGATGAAAAAACCATCTGTTAGCTTAATTTGTTTGGGTAATTTTTTTTGAAAAATATCTTACTGAAAAGAAAATCTTTCAAGTCTAATCGCTTTGCAGTATTGTTTTTCGCGAAAGCTTCTTATGCTCATTATTAACGCCTACCAGAGCAGCCGAACCATACCATTCTTTTAAATCCATTGCCAACAAACCAGCCTGTATCGAAGGGTCGGTGGCTGTTAAAGCTTCTGCCTCGGCTATACTTTGCACATCGAAAATATAAATCCCCCTCAAAGCATCGTTGCCAAAGAAAGGACCAGCCAGCACCAGTTTGCCTTCGTCGGCTAGGCGGAATATATTTTGCAGGTGTGCCTCCTGCAGCCTTGCCCGCTCAACCGAATCGATACTTTGATTTTTTCCACGCACTAAAAATGCCACAACGTACTTTTTCATGCCATAGTCGTCAGCACCATAGCTTGCAGCCAAGGCTGAATCGTAAACAATCTCTGTGTCGGGTGCGGGTTCTTGCACATTATTTTGCTTACAGGAAGTAAACAGAGATACTGAAAAGAGAAAAAACAAGATGTAAGAGATAGAATATTTCATCTTTTATTTATTTGACTCAGACAATTATTCCTAAAAGGAAGTTTGCGAATAGTTACCCGGGTGATTATCTATGATTATTCTTTAGTAATCCTAAAAAAGTGCGAAATAGAAAGTTAAAGAAAATTCCGGAAGAAAAATATCCATTTCAAGAAGCATTTTTTAAATCTCTCCTGCCCTTCGGCAATAAACTACCGCGCAGCAAAGCTGTCGAGGTATTGAATGAAAACATTTTTTCTTTCGAAGCACAGCATCAGGGAATATAACCCAGAGATCCCTTCCCGCTAATGCGGCACTGGGGATCAGTTCGACTAAATAATATTGTTGCTCAAAATTAAAGTCTCACTGATTTAAAAAGCTGTTATTTTTGCAACAAAATAAATCTCTATGAGAAAAAGTTTTCTGCTGATATTCAATATTGCTTTTTTAGTAACCTTCATCTGTAATTCTTCAACGGCATACACACAAACCACGGCAACAAAAGCCTATGGCTCTGGCGAAGTGCTTAAATACGTAGGTTCGTATTACATGAAATCGCTCTGGACGGATATTGCTGAAGTCACCCTCAAGGTAAATCAGGTAACAGTTAGCGAAAAACCTCTGCTTCATTTGCAGGGAACCGCCAACACCTACAAATCGTGGGATACTTATTTTAAAGTGCGCGACGTATACCAGTCGTGGGTATTGCCTTCGAGCGGACAACCTCTCATTTTTAAGCGCGACATGTACGAGGGCGGATACACCAACGATTCAAAGTATGTGTTTAAACACAAATCGAAAACTGCCGTATGCAAACAAAAGCATAAAGACGGACGGGAAACCGAACAAACTGTGCCCATATTGGCCAACACCTTCGATGTAGTATCGGTTCTCTACTATGCGCGAAGCCTTGATTATGAAAATTTTACAGTAAATAAAACGGTTGCGGCAACAATATTAATCGACAATAAACTCGAAACTATTCATATTAAGTACCTTGGCAAAGAAACCATAAAGGTAGCCGGCATGGGCAGCTTTAGTTGCTATAAGCTTGCTGTTTCGGTGAAGAACGAAAATTTAATAAAAAACAAACTCACCAATAACATTTGGCTCACTTCAGATGCAAACAGAGTACCTGTATTTATTAAAGCTGAGATTCCTGTGGGAAGCATTCAATTGCGCATTTCCGAAATGAGTGGTTTAAAAAACTAATTGCACCTATATGACAAAACAAGGAAATTCAAAACGAGTACTGGCCTCTTTAGTCAGTTTATTTTTTGGTCTGTTTGGTTTGCTGTTCTCCTTTCTGCCTTTAAAGTTTTTGCATCTTCCGGCAGCCCTATTCCCTTCAATAATTGCAGTAGCATTGGCAGTATATGCGGTAAATATTACTGCCCGTTATAAACTAAAGAAACGGCTTGCTTCGGCTTCGGTACTATTTTCGCTCCTTGTACTTTCACTGGCCATTGCCAACATATTCTTTGCCCGCACCAGGCTGGTCAGCGATGCAGACTTTAATGCCAAAACCGAACAAATTCAGCAAGAAGTTGAACAGGGAACCGACCTTCAGGAGGCCCTTGAGGAATTAGACGCTTCAGAACTTGAAGAGCTCACAGAGGAAGAACTGGAAATTGAATGATTCTCTGCTGGATTTAATTTTGCAAAAGTCTCGTCAGGCTTTTAACCCATCGAAAGGCTTTCGAGAAGAAATGGCCAGAAATGAATAAGGAATAAAACTGAGCATACCAATCCATCGCACCAAACAAGAATGGACATTCTTTCCGGGTTTCTTTCGAGGATAAACCAAAGAATTATTCTTAAAAAAAACTGCTCCAGAAAAAAAAGAAACACTCTTATGCCGTATGGATTATAAAAGTGTGCGATTTCGAACTCTAAGCGTACGATAGCGGAGAAACTGCGCGACAGCCCGGTGCTTAAACTTGGCTCACCGGTAAGTAAATCGTGTGCCGAAGTAAAAAGATAGTTTCCACGGGCATAATGAAAAAAGGCTGAATAAATAAAAACCAGTGCAATAAGGCCGAAAAACAGCAGGTTAATGCACTGGTAGATGCTTGCCTCAGGATGAGGAAGTCCGTTTCTATTTCTGAATATGCACTTCAAGCGAATCGTTCATTTCTTCGACAAACACCCTTACCGCGCGTCCCGTAGCCCGGCCCAGTTTGCGGGCAGCTGCTTCTTTCTCTGCCTCACTGAGGGTACTATCGTTTAAATCGATGGTAAGGTGCAAACTGTCAAGCTCACCTTCCATTTGCTGAAGCTCTTTTTCCATATCCTTCAGCATCGAATCCAGATCGCCCTGTAATTCCTTGTCAAACTCTTCTTCAAACACGCGGCCAAATTCGTCTGCATTGTTTTCTACCTTATCGAGCTGCTTATTGACCAGCTCCCAGGGTAGTTGCTTAATTTTTGTAAATGTGTTGGAAAGACGCAATACTGAGAAGCCCAGGGCAATAATACACAATACCAGGGCTGCTGTAATCAGCGAGGTAGGAGCTGAAACCCTGCGTGCCTGCGACAGCGCCAGTGCACTTAATGTAATGCCAACAATGGCAAGCATCATAGCTGCCATAAACGTACAACCCATCATGGCCAGCGGCAATGCAATAATGCCCAGCACCAATCCAGCAATGCCTAAGCCTGTGCCGCTATCTGGTTGTTTTGAAAAGTTTTCCATGGTATTAAAGTATTGGTTCTCAAAAATAAAAAATATACGGGTTAAGCCGTTTTTTAACCAGCATATTTTCAATAATCAGACCATTAGGCATATGTTATTGTATAACTGTATTTTATAGATTTTTCGGCTATATTCCCAAAGGATAAACGTGTACGATTTTGAATTATCATTTATAAAACCATGCGGGCATCAAATAATTTTATTGAAGCCTTATTACTTCCATAAAAATTGGTTTTAAGTGTATAATCTCCTAAATTTGATTACCTGCTTCTCATCCCTCTTAAAGCGAAAGACAGAAATGTCTTTTAGTATGCCAGGAAAGAAGGTGTAGCGTATTTTGCCGAAAAATAGAAAATACGAATGAGCCAAATCAAAAAAATAATACTCTTTGTTTTAGTGATTAATTGCCTCGGATTAAGCCTGATTGCACAAAATGCTGCTGAAATAATTATCAGGGCCGACAATAAAATGCGGGGCGAAGAATCGGGTTACAGTCTGATGCAAATGAAAATTATTCGCCCAAATTGGGAACGCACCATCAGTTTTAAAAGCTGGAGCAAGGGAAACAAATATTCCCTGGTTTATATTATTTCACCTGCCCGCGAGCAAGGACAAACATTTTTAAAGCTCGATCGTGAAATGTGGAACTGGAACCCTCAAATTGCCCGTATGACAAAACTGCCAGGCTCCATGCTTTCGCAAGGTTGGATGGGCTCGGACTTCACTAATGACGACCTGCTAAATCAGCGATCGATTGTGGAAGACTACACGCATAGTCTTTTGGGAGTGCAAACCGTATCGGGAGAAGCTTGCTATCACCTACAACTCAATCCTAAACCCGATGCCCCTGTGATTTGGGGGGAAATTGTGATGTGGATTGCAAAAGAGCACGACATAATATTAAAAACTGAATACTACGACGAAGAGGGGTATCTGGTGAAAACAGAGCTTGCCACAAATCTGAAATATTTCGAGGGCAGGTACCTGCCCTCGGTTTTTGAACTGATTCCGGCAGAAGAAGAAGGATACAAAACAGTGGTTGTACTTCAGGAGATGAAGTTCAACCTTCCTTTGGACGATACTTTCTTTTCGCAACAAAATATGAAAAAGATAAAATGAAAAGCACTCTCAATTCTTCGCCTAAAAGCTGTTAAATAGATTTAGCATTGCAATACCGACTCGGGCTAATTGTCGAGTAAGCTTTCATGAACGGTTCTTCACCAAATGGAATGCCGATGAACCTGATAAAAATTGCCTGGCGAAATCTATGGCGCAATAAGAGGCGCACGGCTATTACCGGCGCGTCCATACTTTTTGCGGTGTTTTTTGCCATTTTGATGCGCGCCTATCAGCTTGGATTTTACGACCACATGATAAAAAGTGCCATTGGGTCGTATGCCGGTTTTCTGCAAATTCAGCATCCTGCTTTTGAGCACGATCCCTCGCTCGAAAACAGTTTTGAATGCTCTTCGGAATTTTTGAAAACACTCGATTCCTTTCAAGGCATCAAAGCCGTGGTACCGCGTATTGAAACCTTTGCCCTTGCCTCTTCTGGCGAACATACCAAAGGAGCCTTGGTGCTGGGAATAGATCCGGAACGTGAAATGAGTCTCTCGGATCCGGCTGGTAAACTGGTGCGGTTTAGAATTCAAAGTGCAGGCATTGAAAAACTTAAACAAGAAAAACTTGTGGAGGATGACCTTATTAAAATCGCCTCCCATTCGCTTCAATATTCCTTTGCAAGCCAAGAGGCAATGGCTCACTATTTCGAATTAGACAGTAAAACTGACAAAGAGGTGGTTCAAAAACTTGAACAAGCATTTTCTTTTGGCGGAAAAGAAATGCAAGCCTCGGAAAATGGAGTGCTTATTTCCGATCGGCTTTCAAAGTTTTTACGAATCGGTCCTGGCGATACCCTTGTACTACTTGGTCAGGCTTACCGTGGAAGTTCAGCTGCTGGTTTATACCCTGTATACGGTATTGTAAAAATAGCTAACCCAGAGCTCGATAACAAGTTGGTGTATATGCCTTTACAAGCAGCGAGTACCTTCTCAGACCTGACTAACCGAGTTACTTCGATAGCTATCAATCTGCACGATAACAGCGATAAAAACATGTTTGCCCTTCAGCAACAACTAAGTAATCAGCTCTCCCAGGATATACTCAAAATAAAAAACTGGAAGGAGCTTAATCCGGTGCTGGTGCAACAAATAGAAAGCGATAACCAAAGCGGAAAGCTTTTTTTGGGATTGCTTTACCTCATCATTTTTTTTGGCATTTTCGGTACTGTGCTGATGATGATCCATGAAAGGCATCGTGAAATGGGTGTACTAATTGCTATTGGCATGCGCAGGACAAGGCTGGTACTGGTGCTGATGATAGAAATGTGCATTATGGGGGCCATGGGTGTATTGTCGGGTTTGCTGCTGAGTACCCCTTTTATTTGGATAGGCAATAAAAACCCCATGCGCTTTTATGGCGAAATGGCCCAGATAATGGAAGAAATGGGCTTCGAGGCTGTAATGCCCCTGGCCTGGTTCGACACGTATCTTCTATGGCAAGGGCTGGTTGTAGCCTTAATGGTAGTGCTGGCAAGCATATATCCGCTAAGTAAAATATTTTACATTAAAGAAGCTGAAGCACTTAAAGCTTGAATAAGGTATGAACATCATTGTACCACAAATAGGATGGAAAAATGTTTGGCGCAACCAAACCCGCAGCCTGGTGGTAATTGTTGCCGTTATGCTTGGTATTTTTGGCGGTACCATGGCTACAGGCATTATGCAGGGTTGGATTGCCCAGCGCATTCACGATGTCATCCACCTCGAAACATCACATGTTCAAATTCATCACCCTGAATTCCAGTTCAACGAAGAAATCATGTTGAAAATAAATAATTATCCATTGGTTGCATCTTTGCTCGATACTATGCCTCAGGTCGAAGGTTGGTCGCCCCGGGTAAAAATCTTTGTCATGGCTCAAAGCAATTGGGCTGCGACAGGTTTCATGCTAAAAGGAATTACACCCTCGCAAGAAAAAAAAGTAAGTGAGATTGATGAAAAAATGGTGGAAGGAAGCTTTCTCGAAGATGAATATAAGATTCCTTCCATTGTACTTGGAAGTAAAACTGCTCAAAATCTAAAGCTGCTCAATTATCAGGCTACTGCTGAAAAGATGCTTGCCCTCGACTCACTTGAAATACCAAAAGAGGTGACATCCAAAATAAAAGCCCTCAATACCAAAAGGTACAGGAATGAATATGACTTTCGACTGGAGTTACAGCGTATGCTTTCTAAAAAAGATTTTGAAGCTTATGGGAACATTCTTGTCGACCATTTCTCTTTTTACCGTATGGGTGTAAACATTGTGCTCACCATGCAAACCCTCGATGGAGAAATGATTACACCGGTTTTTAAAGTGCGTGGAATTTATAAAACCTCCAATTCCAACTTCGATGGTACGAATGCCTTTGTAGACCGTGAGCAACTTTCTGCCTTACTACAGGTCGACGCCAATCATGTGAACGAAATTGCCATAATCGCAAGCAATGCGGAATCAGGAATTGAAGTAAGCGAAAAACTCGAGTCCTACCAAACAAGCAACCAGGTCATGTCTTGGAAAACAATCTCACCGGAAATTGCTATGTACACTGAGTTTGCCAACCTGATAGGCTATATCTATGTCCTCATCATTTTGCTGGCGCTGGCTTTCGGAATTATAAATACCATGCTCATGTCGGTGCTCGAAAGGGTGAAGGAACTGGGTATGCTTATGGCCATTGGAATGAATAAAAAGCGTGTTTTTTACATGATTATGTTCGAATCGGTTTTTCTGACGCTCACTGGTGCTTTGGCTGGTTTGGTTTTCAGTGGCACTATTTTGCATATCACCTCCAAAACAGGTATCAGCTTTGGCATGTGGGCCGAGGGCTTTGAGGCCATTGGATTTTCGGCTGTGGTTTACCCTATAATGACTGCAACCAACTACTTGATCATATTGATACTGGTGGTTTTCACAGGAATTATATCTTCTGTCTGGCCAGCACGAAAGGCACTAAAATTAAACCCTTCTGAGGCTCTTCGCACAGAATAAAGCAAATTATAAATAGAAGCATGAAAGTAATAGAATTGAAAAAAGTCGATAAGACATACAACAACACGGCAGTGAGTGTGCATGCAGTAAGAGGAATCGACCTTGAATTCGAAGAAGGAGAATTCGCAGCCATCGTAGGTCCCTCCGGTTCGGGCAAAACAACCTTGCTCAACCTCATGGGTGGTTTGGATAAACCTACCTCTGGCGACATTTACATCGGCGGTACGCAAATCAATGCCTTACATGGTTCTGCTCTTATCGACTTTCGACTGTATAATATTGGTTTTGTGTTCCAGTCGTACAACCTCATACCAGTGCTCACTGCAAGAGAAAATGTGGAATTTATTATGCAACTTCAGGGATTTGAGGCCAACAAGCGACTCGCGCGAACCAAAGCTTTGCTCGAAGAAGTTGGTTTGGGAGATAGAATGAATAGCCGTCCGGCTCAGTTATCGGGTGGACAGCAGCAGAGAGTGGCGGTAGCCAGAGCCCTGGCATCGAAACCAAAATTTATTCTGGCCGATGAACCTACAGCCAACCTCGATTCGAAATCGACCGAAACGCTGCTCGATATCATGGAAAAACTGAATCACGATGAAAAAATTACTTTTATCTTCTCCACCCACGATCAGCGGGTTGTGAAGAAAGCACGACGCGTAGTTACCATCGAAGATGGCAAGGTGCTTTATGATGAACGAAAATAAACCTGTCATTTTATCTACTTCAAAAGCTATTATTTATCCCGATGCTCCATGTCACCATTTCAGCTGTCAGAAAGTAATATCAATAGAAAACCAAAATATCGCCAACCCGGGCCAATCCTATTTTTATTTTTTATCTGTTGGTTCCTTCTCCACCCGGTCAAAGCCCAGGAAGTTGGTCCGTGGAGTTTAAACGGATACAATAGCCTTATGCCTCAAATGATGTGGTCTTCGATGCATTTCGATACCTTATCGGACTTCGAAAGGGCACATCAATACCTGCTACACAACCGGCTCAATATATACTGGACACCAAAAGGAAAAGTAACTGGAAGCTTGCAGTTTCGCAACCAAGTAATGATTGGCGATTTTACCAGTGGAGTTGAGAATGGTTTTCAGACCGACAACTATTATCTTCCTTTAAGCTTTTATCAGA
It contains:
- a CDS encoding DUF3108 domain-containing protein, whose protein sequence is MRKSFLLIFNIAFLVTFICNSSTAYTQTTATKAYGSGEVLKYVGSYYMKSLWTDIAEVTLKVNQVTVSEKPLLHLQGTANTYKSWDTYFKVRDVYQSWVLPSSGQPLIFKRDMYEGGYTNDSKYVFKHKSKTAVCKQKHKDGRETEQTVPILANTFDVVSVLYYARSLDYENFTVNKTVAATILIDNKLETIHIKYLGKETIKVAGMGSFSCYKLAVSVKNENLIKNKLTNNIWLTSDANRVPVFIKAEIPVGSIQLRISEMSGLKN
- a CDS encoding outer membrane lipoprotein-sorting protein, with the protein product MSQIKKIILFVLVINCLGLSLIAQNAAEIIIRADNKMRGEESGYSLMQMKIIRPNWERTISFKSWSKGNKYSLVYIISPAREQGQTFLKLDREMWNWNPQIARMTKLPGSMLSQGWMGSDFTNDDLLNQRSIVEDYTHSLLGVQTVSGEACYHLQLNPKPDAPVIWGEIVMWIAKEHDIILKTEYYDEEGYLVKTELATNLKYFEGRYLPSVFELIPAEEEGYKTVVVLQEMKFNLPLDDTFFSQQNMKKIK
- a CDS encoding ABC transporter permease codes for the protein MNLIKIAWRNLWRNKRRTAITGASILFAVFFAILMRAYQLGFYDHMIKSAIGSYAGFLQIQHPAFEHDPSLENSFECSSEFLKTLDSFQGIKAVVPRIETFALASSGEHTKGALVLGIDPEREMSLSDPAGKLVRFRIQSAGIEKLKQEKLVEDDLIKIASHSLQYSFASQEAMAHYFELDSKTDKEVVQKLEQAFSFGGKEMQASENGVLISDRLSKFLRIGPGDTLVLLGQAYRGSSAAGLYPVYGIVKIANPELDNKLVYMPLQAASTFSDLTNRVTSIAINLHDNSDKNMFALQQQLSNQLSQDILKIKNWKELNPVLVQQIESDNQSGKLFLGLLYLIIFFGIFGTVLMMIHERHREMGVLIAIGMRRTRLVLVLMIEMCIMGAMGVLSGLLLSTPFIWIGNKNPMRFYGEMAQIMEEMGFEAVMPLAWFDTYLLWQGLVVALMVVLASIYPLSKIFYIKEAEALKA
- a CDS encoding ABC transporter permease — translated: MNIIVPQIGWKNVWRNQTRSLVVIVAVMLGIFGGTMATGIMQGWIAQRIHDVIHLETSHVQIHHPEFQFNEEIMLKINNYPLVASLLDTMPQVEGWSPRVKIFVMAQSNWAATGFMLKGITPSQEKKVSEIDEKMVEGSFLEDEYKIPSIVLGSKTAQNLKLLNYQATAEKMLALDSLEIPKEVTSKIKALNTKRYRNEYDFRLELQRMLSKKDFEAYGNILVDHFSFYRMGVNIVLTMQTLDGEMITPVFKVRGIYKTSNSNFDGTNAFVDREQLSALLQVDANHVNEIAIIASNAESGIEVSEKLESYQTSNQVMSWKTISPEIAMYTEFANLIGYIYVLIILLALAFGIINTMLMSVLERVKELGMLMAIGMNKKRVFYMIMFESVFLTLTGALAGLVFSGTILHITSKTGISFGMWAEGFEAIGFSAVVYPIMTATNYLIILILVVFTGIISSVWPARKALKLNPSEALRTE
- a CDS encoding ABC transporter ATP-binding protein, giving the protein MKVIELKKVDKTYNNTAVSVHAVRGIDLEFEEGEFAAIVGPSGSGKTTLLNLMGGLDKPTSGDIYIGGTQINALHGSALIDFRLYNIGFVFQSYNLIPVLTARENVEFIMQLQGFEANKRLARTKALLEEVGLGDRMNSRPAQLSGGQQQRVAVARALASKPKFILADEPTANLDSKSTETLLDIMEKLNHDEKITFIFSTHDQRVVKKARRVVTIEDGKVLYDERK